The bacterium region CGGCCGCACGCCGGAGCCGGAGGAGCTGGTGGAAGCGCTGCGCGCCGGCTTCGAGTCGGCGCTCGGCATCCGTCTCGTCCCCGGGGCGCTGTCCGCCGCCGAACGGGAGCGCGCCCAGGCCCTGGAGGCGCATTTCGCATCGGACGCGTGGACCTGGCGTTGTTGACGGAGGCCCGGATGGATCTCGTCGCTCACCCGCGGCGCATCGCTGCGCTGCTGCTCTCTCTGTTCGCGACCATCGCCGCGGCGTGTGGCCGGGACGCCGCACCGCGGCCGGGCGGCACCGTGACCGTGGGGATGCGGGCCGACTTCGCGGGCTTCAACCCCATCACCAACACGGCCCAGTACACGGACGAGCTGATCAAGTACGCGCTGTTCACGCCGCTCATCCAGTACGACGAGAACCTCCAGGTCCGGCCGTACCTCGCGGAGTCCTGGGAGCTGCTGGGCGACACGGGCGTGGTGTTCTCCTTGCGGCGCGACGTGCGCTGGCACGACGGCCGGCCCGTCACGGCGGAGGACGTGGTCTTCACGTTCGACCTGGCGAAGGATCCGGCCACCGGGTCGCTGATCGGGTCCGCGTACCTCTCGGAGGTCGCACGCGCGGAGGCCGTGGACAGCTACACGGTGCGGTTCACGTTCACCCGCCCGCACGCCCAGGCGCTCGAGGACTTCTGGTGGCCGCCGGTGCCCAAGCACCTGCTCGAGGGCATCCCGCCCGAGGACTTGCGCAACGCGCCGTTCAACCGCGCGCCGGTGGGCAGCGGGCCGTACCGGTTCGTGGAGTGGCGCGCCAACGAGCGGCTGGTGCTCGAGCCGAACCCGGACTTCCCGGAGGCCCTGGGCGGGCCGCCGGCGCTCCAGCGCGTGGTCTTCCGCATCGTGCCCGAGACCTCCACCCTGCTCACCGAGCTGGTCACGGGCGGGATCCAGGTGAACATCCCGCTCGTCCCGGACCAGGCCGCGCAGGTCGAGGCGGACCCGAACCTCCAGTTGTTCGCGTTCCCCAGCCGCACCGTGTACTTCATCGGCTGGAACACGCGGCGCGAGCCGTTCACGGATGCCCGGGTGCGCCGCGCGATGACGCACGCCATCGACCGGCAGGCGATCATCGATGCGCTGCTGGAGGGGTACGGCAGCCCCGCGACCAGCACGATCCCGCCCTGGTCGCCGCTCTACCCCGAGAACGTCGAGCCGCTGCCGTACGACCCGCAGGAGGCGATGCGCCTCCTGGATGAAGCCGGCTGGACGGACCGGAACGGCGACGGCATCCGGGAGAACGCCGCGGGCCGGCCGTTCCGGTTCACGCTGCTCACCAGCGACAACCCTCTGAACCGGAACGTGGTGGCCGTGGTCCAGAGCCAGCTGCGCCAGGTGGGCGTGGACGCGCAGATCCGCTCCCTCGAGTTCCAGACGCTGCTCACGCAGCACCGCGCCCGGGACTTCGACGCCGTGCTGCAGACCTGGGTGCTGGACAACTTCCAGGTCGCCTCGGCGCCCGCCGCGCTGTTCCACTCGCGCTGGGCGGATGTGCCGCGCTCGGCCAACCGCAGCTCGTTCGCGAACCCGCGGGCGGACAGCCTGATCGATGCGGGCGCCGCGGAGACGGATCCCGAGCGCGCGAGAGAGATCTGGGCGGCGTTCACGGAGCTGCTGAACGAGGAGCAGCCGTTCACCTTCATGTTCTGGCTGGACGAGCTGGCCGCGGCGAGCCGCAGTCTCGGCGGCGTGGTGATGGACCCGCGCGGCGAGTTCGTCAGCATCGCGGACTGGCACCTGCGGGGCGAGGCGTCCCGGGCCGGCCGCTGACCGCCTGCCGCCCGAGGACGCGCCACGGCCGATGGGCACCTACCTCATCAAGCGACTGCTCGGCGCGATCCCTCTGCTGCTGGGCGTCGCCACGCTCATCTTCGTCGTCCTGAACCTCGCGCCCGGCGATCCCACCGCGCACTTCTACAGCGCCGCGGCGTCGCCCGAGGTGATCGAGCAGCTCCGCCGCACGTATGGCCTCGACCAGCCCCTCCACGTGCGCTACCTCGCCTGGCTGCGCGCGTTCGTCACCGGCGACTTCGGCTCCTCGCTCGCCCAGGGCCGGCCCGTGCTGGACATCATCCTCGACGCGCTGCCCAACACCATCCTCCTGACGGGCACCTCGCTGGTGCTGGTGTTCGTGCTGGGCGTGGCCATGGGCGTCTATCAGGCCGTGCGGCAGCACCGGCTGGCGGACCGCATCCTCAGCGTGGTCGCGCTGTTCTTCTACTCGATGCCCTCGTTCTGGCTCGGGCTCATGCTGATGCTGGTCTTCGCCTACAAGGCGCACCAGTGGGGTTGGCCGATCGCGCTGCCGCCCACGGGCGTCACGAGCATCGACTACGAGTTCCTCTCCCCTCTGGGCAAACTCCGGGACCGCATCGAGCACATGGTCCTGCCCGTCCTCACCCTGACGCTCGTCCTCGCGGCCGGGATCGCGCGCTACACGCGCGGCCAGATGCTCGAGGTCATCCGTCAGGACTACATCCGGACGGCGCGTGCGAAGGGGTTGCCCGAGCGCACGGTGATCCTCCGGCACGCGCTGCGCAACTCGCTCATCCCGGTGATCACGTTGCTCGGGCTGTACCTGCCGTTCCTGTTCAGCGGCGCGGTGTTCGTGGAGACGATCTTCGCCTGGCCGGGCATGGGGCGGGAGATCGTGAACGCCATCGCCCAGCGCGACTACCCGGTGGTCATGGCCACCAGCTTCCTGTTCGCGGTGCTGGTCGTGGTCGGCAACCTGCTGGCCGACGTGCTCTACGCGGTCGCCGACCCGCGCATCCGATACGATTAGCCATGGACGACCGCGTGCCCGGATCGATCGCGCCGGACCCCGAGTCCGCCGTCCCGGAGCCGGTGCCCGTGCTGGCGGAGGAGCGGGGCGCCGTGGCCGCGCAGCAGCCAGCCCCGCCGGTGCCGGCGCGGTCCATCGTGCTCTCCATGCTGCTGCCCGGCACGGGCCACCTCGCGGTCGGCGCGCCGGCGCGCGGCCTCGCCATCCTGCTGCCGTGGGGCCTGCTGCTCGGCCTGGCCTACCTGGTCCGCGCGCGTCTCGCCGCGGTCCCCCGGACGGGGTCGCTGGACGACTGGGTCGCCGCCATCACACTCGTAGGCTCCATCGGGCTGCTGTGGGCCTACGCACTCTACGACCTGCTCGTCGCGCGCCGCCGCACGACGGTTCGCGACTCCCAGTGGCGTATCGCGGCGCGCCACTTCAAGCGCAACCGCGTCGCGCTCGCGGGCCTCGCGGTCATCGTGGTGCTGTACCTGGCGGCGCTGCTCGCGCCGCTGATCGCGCCGTACGACCCCATCGCCATCGGCGATCTGGTCGAGACCGGCTTCCTGCCGCCGTCCCGGGAGCACTGGCTCGGCACGGACCGCTTCGGCCGCGACGTGTTCAGCCGCATCCTCTACGGGGCCCGGGTCTCGCTGTCCATCGGCTTCATCGCCACCGCCATCAGCGTGACCGTCGGCCTGCTGCTCGGCGCGGTGGCGGGCTACGTCGGCGGGCGGGTGGACGCCGTGATCATGCGGTTCACGGACATGGTGCTCGCGTTCCCGCGGCTGATCCTGCTGATCCTCGTGGTCGCGTTGTTCGAGCCCTCGCTCTCCGTCATCATCATCGTGCTGGGGCTGACGCAGTGGCCCGGCACCACGCGGATCGTGCGTGGCGATGTGTTGAGTCTCCGCGAGCGGGAGTTCATCCACGCGGCCCGGGCGCTCGGCATGAGCGGGCCGCGCATCATCCTCCGCCACCTGGTCCCCAACGTCCTGGCGCCGGTCATCGTCGCGGCGACGCTGGGCATCGGCAACACGATCGTGCTGGAAGCCGGCCTCTCGTTCCTCGGGCTGGGCGTGCCGGAGCCCGCGCCGTCCTGGGGCAAGATGGTGGCGGAGGGGAGCGAGGTCCTGTTCAACGCCTGGTGGCTCGCCACGTTCCCGGGCCTCGCGATCGTCGTGACCGTGCTCGCGTTCAACCTGGTGGGGGACGGGCTGCGTGACGCGCTCGACCCGCGGCTGAGGAGCTGATGGCGCTGCTCGAGGTGGAGAACCTCCGGACCTACTTCTACACCGATGAGGGCGTGGCCCGCGCGGTGGACGGCGTCTCGTTCTCGCTCGATGCCGGCGAGGCGCTGGGGATCGTGGGGGAGAGCGGGTCGGGCAAGTCGGTGACGTCGTTGTCCATCCTGCGTCTGGTGCAGAGCCCGCCCGGCCGCATCGAGCCCGGAAGCTCGATCCGCCTGCGCGGCGAGGAGCTGCTGGCGCTCCCCGAGCGGCGGATGCGGCAGGTGCGGGGCAACGACATCGCGATGATCTTCCAGGAGCCCATGACGTCGCTCAACCCGGTGCACACGGTGGGCGCGCAGATCGTCGAGACGCTCCGCCTGCACCGGCGGCTGGGCAAGCGCGAGGCGTGGCAGCGCGCCGTCGAGCTCCTGGCGATGGTCGGCATCGCGAACCCGGAGGAGCGGGTGCATGCGTACCCGCACCAGCTCTCGGGCGGGATGCGCCAGCGCGTCATGATCGCGATGGCGCTGGCGTGCGAGCCGGACGTGCTGATCGCGGATGAGCCGACGACGGCGCTCGACGTCACGATCCAGGCGCAGATCCTCGAGCTGATCGGCGAGCTCAGGCAGCGGCTCGGCAC contains the following coding sequences:
- a CDS encoding diguanylate cyclase — its product is MGTYLIKRLLGAIPLLLGVATLIFVVLNLAPGDPTAHFYSAAASPEVIEQLRRTYGLDQPLHVRYLAWLRAFVTGDFGSSLAQGRPVLDIILDALPNTILLTGTSLVLVFVLGVAMGVYQAVRQHRLADRILSVVALFFYSMPSFWLGLMLMLVFAYKAHQWGWPIALPPTGVTSIDYEFLSPLGKLRDRIEHMVLPVLTLTLVLAAGIARYTRGQMLEVIRQDYIRTARAKGLPERTVILRHALRNSLIPVITLLGLYLPFLFSGAVFVETIFAWPGMGREIVNAIAQRDYPVVMATSFLFAVLVVVGNLLADVLYAVADPRIRYD
- a CDS encoding peptide ABC transporter permease, whose translation is MLLPGTGHLAVGAPARGLAILLPWGLLLGLAYLVRARLAAVPRTGSLDDWVAAITLVGSIGLLWAYALYDLLVARRRTTVRDSQWRIAARHFKRNRVALAGLAVIVVLYLAALLAPLIAPYDPIAIGDLVETGFLPPSREHWLGTDRFGRDVFSRILYGARVSLSIGFIATAISVTVGLLLGAVAGYVGGRVDAVIMRFTDMVLAFPRLILLILVVALFEPSLSVIIIVLGLTQWPGTTRIVRGDVLSLREREFIHAARALGMSGPRIILRHLVPNVLAPVIVAATLGIGNTIVLEAGLSFLGLGVPEPAPSWGKMVAEGSEVLFNAWWLATFPGLAIVVTVLAFNLVGDGLRDALDPRLRS
- a CDS encoding peptide ABC transporter ATP-binding protein; this translates as MALLEVENLRTYFYTDEGVARAVDGVSFSLDAGEALGIVGESGSGKSVTSLSILRLVQSPPGRIEPGSSIRLRGEELLALPERRMRQVRGNDIAMIFQEPMTSLNPVHTVGAQIVETLRLHRRLGKREAWQRAVELLAMVGIANPEERVHAYPHQLSGGMRQRVMIAMALACEPDVLIADEPTTALDVTIQAQILELIGELRQRLGTAVLLITHDLGVVAEVCDRVVVMYAGQVMEEGTVEQIFNDPRHPYTEGLLAAIPRLGERVERLRVIPGSVPAPTAWPQACRFHPRCPYGWDLCVNAAPDLFDAGDGHRSRCWLEKHPERRAERRPGEAPAERYHRTAAAEGAAAPPEVGPPEAPPRPLHEHPDIEKDVER